The Gavia stellata isolate bGavSte3 chromosome 1, bGavSte3.hap2, whole genome shotgun sequence DNA segment AGGAATCCAGGGGTGTCCTGAAGACTTTTCCCTACTCCAGACACAAGTATTTCCAAATTATCCAGGAACAGATTCTGCTCACAGTATTGAACAGCATTTTGGTTAGCAGATAGGCTCTGCAGGGGTAAGGTGTTGGGGCAGATTCAACAAAGCTTTTGTACACGTGCTTGACTTTAAACGTATTCACAGGTTAATGAAGCTGAGAAGGTATCCCTGGTCATCAGATCCAATCTATTGCCAAAATTTTCCCTATGAGTCTTGTAACATGTTCACAGGTTTCTCATGTCCgttcagcaaaacacaaaagaacACGCTCTCTTCAGAAGTGTATCTACACATGAGCTTAACTTCAGGCATGCATTTATTAAACAAAGCACCTATAGTTAGACATATTCTGAAATGCCAGTAGGTAATTCTAGGCAACTGTCAGAGGTGATTGGTCTTCATGAGTCTGCTTCTGGAGAGAGATGGGGTGCCCCAGAAAGCAGTTTTTAGAGTActtgtttctctccattgaccCTGGAAGGGGGCAGAGGTCATAAACTACTGGGCATCGTGATTAGATGCCTACCGTGGATCTGTGTCATtgctctctttctgttttcatatctGTAAGACGCAAAGTCTTACGGGTTTAATCCTAGAAGTCCGTATAATACGTAGTGTTAATGTAGGAAGCCAACTTACCTAAACCAGCTCTGCCAGCgtttccctcctgccctccagtTCCCCCAATTCTCCTACGCATACACTCCCCACATCCATGTCTGCTATTACCCCCCCAGTGCTAACGGCCAAAGAAGATAATGAATTGGagactctttcttctctctgctttatattcacacttcattttttctctaaagcttttcttggtttgttgTCTTTTCTAAAGAAACCTCTCTTGAGTTTGTCTCTGTTGTGCAGCTACACAACAGTCAGGAATGGTGATTTGTGAAACGCCATAAACATCATTTGTCAGACGTCATTTTTTGGTGTTTCTGCCAGACTAGAGTTTCTGGGACATGGCTGAGAAACTGGAGGGAATTCAGAGGAGAGCTGTACATATGATCAGTGCTTGCTTAGGAGTGTTGGAATATAAAACTTCCAAAGGAGAACTAAAAGAATGGAGACGTGTTCAGcctgaaagcaaaagcatggGTGAAGGTGCATGGGGTGCAAGGGTGAAGGAAAGACATAGCTGCTACCTATTAATAAAGAGATTTTACAAAGGATGCAATGTGCTTGTTCTCATTACTCAGTGAAGGTAGGGCAAGGAATAAAAAGCCTCAGTTACAGTAGAGGAACTTTAGGAAAAACTTGGCTTAAACTTTAGGAAAAATTTGACAGCTTTGTAGTTATTGGTGGTACAAGCCATTGAATCTCCCCAGATGTGATGTGCAAGGTGAGACAAAATACCCTGTCAGGCAGAGCTGAAGAAGGAATCTTACGGTCCGTCCTACACAGATGGGGAATGGACCAGCGAGTCCAGCAAAGTGCTGTGTCAGCTGACATGAGGATGATGTATTGCTTACCAACAGATTGGTGCGTCAGGAGATCAGTGGGGAAACAGAGGTGGCCAAACAGAATGAATGGTACAGATTGTGACTCATATTTGTGGTCCCACTTGATTACTGAGTGAATCTCTTTAGAATTGGAGATGGCTCCAAATAGCActgagctgggcatgcaagagagagagaaaagagaggcagCTATGAGAATTACGACTGCCAAGAGAGAAGGTTTGGGATTGTCAAAGGCCCCACAGACTACACGCATGCCGTCACATTAATTTGAGGTTTGAGTTTGCACTCAGACACTCCAGGCTGGCTGCCTGCTGGCCCACACTTTCACTCCAGTCTGGGATGAGCCTGCTGGGTTCTTGGGCAGCAGCGTCTGGGCACGGCCAGGGACGTGCTGGCTTACAGCAAGCCTCTCTCCATGAAGCACTGCAGATGCaaccagctcagccctgggtGCAGAAAACTGCAGAACACAACCAGGCACAGCTAGCTAAGATTTATGGAAATAGCCCAAGTAATGAGGAGCACAAGTTCACCTTTGCAAAGGGGTATACGTTTCCTAATAACTTCAGTGtattcccccctccccaaaaaagagagagaagaaagaaaggaggagatcTATGCAGAGAAGACAGATAAATGTAAGGATGTTGGACTGGAAAGGTGAGCTAgggaagaaataactaaaataattCCAAAAGCTAGGAAAGAGAGTGAAACAGAGTTAAACACATTAAAGAGGggttggaaaagaaatacatttggaGAAAAGATAGGGTTGCAATAGGAAATAATGTAGGCAAGAAAGAGGACAAAGtggacagatttttttaagagctgAAGGAAATGAGATTCAGGTAATATGCTGTGAATGTAGTCATGCTAAGCATATGGAGCATGGTGATGAATATGGCCCCATGGTTAGATAGCAGAAGAAAAGGTACTATATAGACTTACACAGTATCCTGTTTGTGAGAAGTGAACTTGAGCAATTTCTGCCAGGAATTTTTAGAAagagaataataattttatttttaacaatggAAAGGTCTAATTCAAAATTACTATGCAGTAAGTAGAAATTGCATCAATGTATGAAAAATGAAGTCATCCAGGATTATCACAGTGTCTTCTTTCTGCCTGTTTTGTAGCCctccccctttcttttccattcttgtTCCAAAGTTAAGTATAGGgtcaatctttttttccttagcaatTGCATCAGCCATAGGAATGTATCATGTGGTAAATGAAAGAGATTGAAtaattcagaacaaaattttgaatcatttaaaaagcagaagcgTCACATTTCATTGCTAACTTGTTTCCACATAACATGAAATCTACAAAAATCACATTGCAATTTCTGGAACAAAACCATTtcaagtatttgaaaatatcCTTGCATTCGTTTTGTTCTGTTCAAAGAATATTTCAAACTCAGAGTTTTCCAAAACTGTTTCACATCTCATGAAAAAATCAGAAGATAATTAAATACTGGGTATGTGCTGCCTAAACATGAAACACTATACATATTTCCAGAAATTATTATGGTCATAAAATGTGGCCACCTTTGCCTCTAACGTTGATGGCAAATGTAACGTTTAGTTAACCAAAACTGACTGTATTAGGGAATTAACATGATCTTCTGCTATCATTATCGTGCATGTATATGCCACCATCATCACTCATTAGTGTGGATTTTTGGCTCCTGTAATACCAGCATGACTAGAAAACAGCCTTTGACTGGGCCTAAGCCAAGAAGCTTagcaacaaaaaacacaaagagaaaagccaGTGCAATACAGAgaagaatttgtttttctagtGATAAGAGCAGGAGGACAGAGTGAGGAGTTTTACAATTTGTTCCCCAGTTTAATCACTGGTTCAGTGTGTGGCTTTTCAAGAGGGACTTTATCCTCTTCTCACTGAAGGTTCATGCCTCATTTTCCTCATCTGTGAAACAACGatagcaaaaccaaaccactttGCAGCTGAGGCTGTGAGTGACCAAACGACACAGCATTTCTAAAGCGCACTGAGACCCTCCAGCAAGAAACTGCTACAGAGAAGGCAAATGTGATGCTGATCACCTCACACACATGCATCGTGATTAATGAGTCTCAGGCAGTCGTTCAGGGCAGTGAAGCCACTGGTTATGATGGCATTAATATGTGTTTGCATTGCTCTGACCACACTATTAGCACCCGCATTCCACAGGGGGTATCAGGGCTGCGCCCTCCAGGGATGGTTGGGGGTATCCTACCATTCGGTTCCCGCCCTGTTGATCTCTTCCCACCAGCACTCTGTCGGCTCACCGAGGCTCTGGGCTGCCGGCATGCAGGCGTAGTTCCACAGTCTGTCGGAGCCTTCCTTCTTGCTGAAAACACTCCTGACGGCCACAATCACCTGCCCATGTGGGCACTGGAAGTTGAAACCCTGCCGGTACACATTGACCCATTCATCATTATCTCCGTAGTTATAGGGGCCATAGTAATAGTCACCGTACTGGCCCCGTGCCACGGTCACCAGAGGCAGGAATACACAGAGAAGGATGAGGTCCATCCTGAGGATGTTCCTGGCTTAGAAATGCCCCACTGGTTTGTTGGGCTGGCCTTTTTATATCGCCTCTAACATTTGGCTTCCAGATGTTATGCTTCCAGATCCAAGTGCAATGTGTCATTGCTTAGCAAACCTTCTCTGAGTTACAGACTCATCCAATTACTTTTAAGGTGGAATTCTGCAAGTACAGTAAGTCTGCAGGTCCTAAGAGCAGGGTCTTCCCACCACCACAAACCATCTGTGATCCCTTGCTGCAGAGCTACTGCATAGAGCAAGATACACATTATAGTACAACTGTCACAGACATCCCACTTTTATCCTCAAGACAGCTGTTAAGTttgaaaactacttttttttaaattaaagctcTATTTGAAGTTGCCGTTTTTCATCATTAGTAACACGCAACAAAATGTGGTCATTTGTGTGTCTCCCCACCCTCTTTTCCCTAAATATGTGTGATATGATTCTGCCAGTCCCTAGAAAGAAGGGAACTGGGCAAGGTGGGGGAATTCACTGCTCCTGTTGTAAAAAATCTGTTCGgcggtttggtttggttggaGGGGAGGCGGAGCCTGAATGACTGAGACTCTGGCTTGGCATGGAAACAGCCCACCCTGAGAAGCAGGGCATCGGCTTCTTCCATGCAGAACTGATTTTGCTATGATTGTGTGTGAGCACTTTAAAACTGTGGACTCGGCAGATGTTTTAATGGAAGGATAAAGCACATAAGCAAGTTACAATGAAATAAGCTTCATGTGTCACCATAACCTATTGAAATCTTTGAGCTAAGGCCCTTTAATCTACCTTGCATTTGTCATGGGCTAGAAACATGGAGCTACTGTGGAGGAACTGCTGTGCTGCAAATCCAAAACCTGGCTTGCCACTTGGAAATGTGTTTATATGCCACATTCTCAGCTAATTTCTTTTAAGGAGACCACCCTATTCAGGAAAGCGTGGAACGGTGTGCTTTACTTAACGGTGTACTTGACCCATAGAAAACTGCAGGACTTGAGCATGTTTTAATAAGTAAGACAGTCCGAAGTCTGTCTAACATAGCCTACATATGTGTTTGTAGCCTATGCTGTGTTACTAGTGAAATGTGTGACCCTTGGAACGGCTCCAGATTCAGATCCCGTCTCTTGCAGTGAAATTACCGCAAAGGATCCAGAGACTGTTTCTTGCTGCAAGTTTCTCCTCCACTCTTTTCACTACCCATCTTCCCCGTTTGGACcatgcacaaaaagaaaaggtgtaTGAGCTTTTATTCTGTTGCTGATATTATCAGAAAGAGGATCTGTGATAGGTAACAGTGGACTTGCTCTTCTCTAGGGATCTCCAAACCCATCATGCCTGGTCATTGCTTTGCAGGAGTATAAGCATCCCAGGAGGTGGGTGCCTTTACTAACCAACCCCAGGTCTCAAAAGCTGCCTTCAGCCTCATCAACCAGGTGCTTTTGTGCCTTTAGCCAATGGCTTTTATTGTAGCAGAGCCTTGTTTGACAAAACTGTAAGTGGAGGTTGAGCTCTTTGCCAGAAGCACAGTGTATCACAGTATCTCAGTTGTCCATGCTCAGAGCCAGTGCAGATCCACGTGAACCTGGCAGCTGAGAGTTGCTGATCTAGCTCAGTGCCTCATCTCCAGCTGTAGCAGCCTCAGATACCTGGGGAAGAGGGCTATGGAGACAGCCCAGAACAGCCCTTTCCTTGGAGCTGCCCTCCTTTAGATCTTAGGTAACAGTCGGGGACACAGGTAGCCAAAGtctaaagagaaaggaaatttaagattaaaaacCCCATAGTTATCCGATGGGCACCAGAGTGCAGACTTGAACTGCACGATCTCACGTGAGTTTTTCAGCTAACTCGATAGTGTACGTTTTTTCCCTTACTTCCTTAGACATGTAGTCAACATCTGGGAGCACTCCACACTGCTGTATATGCCTGAGAGGCATTCTGGAAGATGTTTTAGCAGGAAGCACCACATTATCATATATATATGACCCTCACCTCACATAACTCTTTATAAGCACCATTCCTTGGAAGGAAGTCTTCACATAACCCACACAAAATCAGGGGCAAGAGGGGatgagaagggggaggagggctcTATGGAGAGTAGGGCACAGTCTTGCTTTACCTACCTCTGACCTCTGTGTGAAGCTTCGAGATGTCTGTTGTCACATCCTACATACAGTCAACCCTGCCTGATCCCAGATAGTGGATAGGGTGGCACCTCCATGCTGCACTGTGATCAAGAAGTGGTTTGGCTGGGGGAAAAAGCTGTGCAGGGAAGATAGCGAACACAAGAGATGTGGAACTGCAACTCCCTGTAGCAGTCATGGCAGTGCAGTCGTGTCCTGACCAGGGACTGCCTGAAAATCTACAGTTCTGTGTTTCTGGATCCAGTGCTTTCTGGGAACTGTTAATATTAAATTTCTTGCTTCATTCTGACGCTGAATAAAAACAAGAGAGCAGAATTTCTTACAGGAGGGATATGATGGTTTTTAGTCACCTTGGAGAAGGGTGGTATTTGTGAGTGGGAGGAACTGTGATTTGAAAATTCCTgtagaggttaaaaaaaaaagactagtgTTCATACatgaattttgtttctgagtaATGCTCGTTCAGCTCTGCAGTTCACAGCTG contains these protein-coding regions:
- the DPT gene encoding dermatopontin, translated to MDLILLCVFLPLVTVARGQYGDYYYGPYNYGDNDEWVNVYRQGFNFQCPHGQVIVAVRSVFSKKEGSDRLWNYACMPAAQSLGEPTECWWEEINRAGTEWYQTCSNNGLVAGFQSQYFPSVLDREWQFYCCRYSRRCPYSCWLTTEYPGHYGEDMDMMMYTYDHYIRGATTTFSAVDRDRQWKFIVCRMTEYDCPFQNV